In the genome of Phlebotomus papatasi isolate M1 chromosome 2, Ppap_2.1, whole genome shotgun sequence, one region contains:
- the LOC129803035 gene encoding beta-1,4-glucuronyltransferase 1, which translates to MSQTCRLWNLSIASVLALTLSNVLLTVRLLHSTDCPFISVEDTSAASFVAKAPPLTPPTCLEYVILDNSSNRTDRPVFSDLDLQLGRWDSRRLYKIFEFVVIGDRFAEITEQYKVCLATQSSIERLGPLVQVAHHWTGPISVAIFAAGNDELYLLQIYLTFLRKCYPDIRERVSFHLAYPRDKAPTQIKQLSLIDRMPYDCAKPEATLAKLIQMRTHDTIKWRSKNIYPQNHLRNVARKTCQSDNVFLTDIDIIPSINMTEYLDKFLRHTKCPNNQCAYVIPTYELDYRARFPRDKPDLIRLARKGLARPFHHKVFIYNQYATNFTRWQADLDNLEETHISYNVTNFEFLYEPFYVASDQVPQHDERFLGYGFTRNTQVYEMFVAGYQFQVLSPIFTCHWGLQNKKSRPAWRERQNNVNRKQFEVFKREVFARYHKDPLKMLLPKKTLSRQVPIGG; encoded by the exons ATGAGTCAG ACATGCCGCCTGTGGAATTTGAGTATCGCAAGTGTCCTGGCATTGACTCTGTCAAATGTCCTGCTCACTGTTCGCCTCCTGCACTCCACAGACTGCCCTTTTATCAGCGTAGAGGACACTTCTGCAGCGTCATTTGTGGCCAAAGCACCACCCCTTACACCCCCAACATGCCTTGAGTACGTCATTCTGGACAATTCGTCCAATCGAACAGATCGTCCGGTATTCTCGGATTTGGATCTGCAACTGGGCAGATGGGATTCCCGGAGATTGTACAAGATTTTTGAATTCGTCGTGATTGGCGATAGATTCGCTGAGATCACAGAACAGTATAAGGTCTGTTTGGCTACTCAGAGTTCCATCGAACGGTTAGGACCTCTGGTTCAGGTAGCACATCACTGGACAGGACCCATATCTGTGGCAATATTTGCAGCAGGAAATGATGAACTCTATCTCCTACAAATCTATCTGACTTTCTTGCGAAAATGCTATCCCGACATCAGGGAAAGGGTATCTTTTCACTTGGCCTACCCAAGAGACAAGGCCCCAACCCAGATAAAGCAATTGAGCCTAATCGATCGCATGCCATATGATTGTGCCAAACCCGAAGCCACCCTCGCAAAACTCATACAAATGCGAACCCATGACACAATAAAGTGGCGTTCCAAGAACATCTATCCGCAGAATCACCTGAGGAATGTAGCACGCAAAACATGCCAAAGCGATAATGTCTTTCTCACGGACATCGACATCATACCCAGCATCAACATGACTGAGTACTTAGATAAGTTTCTTAGACACACAAAGTGCCCAAACAATCAATGCGCCTATGTGATACCCACATACGAATTGGACTATCGAGCGAGATTCCCGCGCGATAAGCCCGATCTTATACGACTAGCCAGGAAGGGCCTAGCACGACCTTTTCATCACAAAGTATTCATCTACAATCAATACGCGACGAATTTCACAAG GTGGCAAGCTGACCTAGACAACCTCGAAGAGACCCATATAAGCTACAATGtaaccaattttgaatttctctaTGAACCCTTCTACGTAGCATCGGATCAAGTTCCTCAGCATGATGAACGCTTCTTAGGCTATGGCTTCACACGGAACACCCAAGTTTACGAGATGTTTGTGGCTGGGTATCAATTTCAGGTGCTATCACCTATTTTTACATGTCACTGGGGTTTGCAGAATAAGAAAAGCCGTCCAGCATGGCGTGAACGGCAAAATAACGTCAATCGAAAGCAATTTGAGGTGTTCAAGAGAGAAGTCTTTGCACGCTACCACAAGGATCCACTCAAGATGCTTCTGCCAAAGAAAACGCTCTCACGACAGGTCCCAATTGGTGGTTGA
- the LOC129803055 gene encoding ribosomal RNA-processing protein 8 — protein MSKLFECPEWDSIPKSAVNYNFKKNVNKVKNGKVSKDKKKNKKKKLPKKDLEDFKLPPQNEPGRFVKIHKDVDEKVHQKSPAKTEAQGLRERLIGSLKGSRFRFINEQLYTSKGKDAVKIFEEDTTAFKVYHEGYRQQVSQWPLNPLDVLIKSVRKMPKDYVIGDFGCGEARLAKSVPNKVYSLDLVAANEDVIACDMANTPLKKNSLNVVVFCLSLMGTNLKDFLLEANRVLKMGGIVKIAEVQSRFTSVKDFVKCVEKCGFKLMDKDLRKNYFFFMNFKKINNVINSKQLEDFSLKPCLYKKR, from the exons ATGTCCAAATTATTCGAGTGTCCTGAGTGGGATTCTATCCCTAAGAGTGCAGTAAACTATAATTTCAAGAAG AATGTAAACAAAGTGAAGAATGGGAAGGTTTCCAAGgataagaagaaaaataaaaagaagaaactACCCAAGAAGGATTTGGAGGACTTTAAATTACCTCCACAGAATGAGCCAGGAAGATTCGTGAAGATCCATAAGGATGTTGACGAGAAGGTTCATCAGAAATCTCCGGCAAAAACAGAAGCTCAAGGACTTCGGGAAAGATTAATTGGAAGTCTCAAGGGTTCCCGCTTTCGATTCATCAATGAGCAATTGTACACAAGTAAAGGAAAAGATGCTGTTAAGATTTTCGAAGAGGATACAACAGCCTTCAAAGTCTATCACGAAGGCTACAGGCAGCAAGTATCCCAATGGCCACTAAATCCCCTCGATGTGCTCATAAAGTCCGTCCGGAAGATGCCTAAGGACTATGTCATCGGAGACTTTGGATGTGGAGAAGCCAGATTGGCGAAATCTGTTCCCAATAAGGTTTACTCTTTGGATCTTGTGGCTGCCAATGAGGATGTCATAGCTTGTGACATGGCAAATACTCCATTGAAGAAAAACTCCCTCAACGTTGTTGTCTTCTGCTTAAGCCTAATGGGAACTAATCTAAAGGATTTCCTCTTGGAGGCTAACAGAGTTCTCAAAATGGGCGGAATTGTCAAAATTGCGGAAGTTCAATCGAGATTTACTTCTGTTAAGGATTTTGTAAAATGCGTGGAAAAATGTGGCTTCAAATTGATGGATAAAGATCTCAGGAAGAACTACTTTTTCTTCATGAACTTCAAGAAAATCAATAATGTCATTAATTCCAAGCAACTGGAGGACTTTAGCCTCAAACCATGTCTTTACAAGaaaagataa
- the LOC129803025 gene encoding muscle LIM protein Mlp84B-like isoform X1: protein MPFKPVENPKCPKCGKSVYAAEERVAGGYKFHKTCFKCGMCNKALDSTNCTEHEKELFCKNCHARKYGPKGYGFGGGAGCLSMDTGSHLQTDGAPLEIRNGACLEPRVIARAPEGHGCPRCGGYVYAAEQMLARGKAWHRECFKCGNCAKRLDSVNCCEGPDKDIYCKVCYAKKFGPKGYGYGQGGGALQSDSLANGELAPRTTVVDTAVIKASPGQGCPRCGGVVFAAEQVLSKGREWHRKCYKCRDCTKTLDSIIACDGPDRDVYCKTCYGKKWGPHGYGFASGAGFLQTDGLTEMEISQNRPFYNPDTTSIKAPAGQGCPRCGGMVFAAEQQLAKGTMWHKKCFNCAECHRPLDSMLACDGPDREIHCKACYGKLFGPKGFGYGHSPTLVSTNGESTIAYYLDGNLTNANCPEARPVTGAKAGREGGCRRCGFAVYAAEQMISKNRIWHRRCFSCCDCRKSLDSTNLNDGPDGEIYCRGCYSRNFGIKGVGFGLGAGTLTMA, encoded by the exons ATGCCTTTCAAGCCAGTTGAGAACCCAAAGTGCCCAAAGTGCGGAAAGTCAGTGTACGCCGCTGAGGAGCGTGTTGCCGGTGGATACAAATTCCACAAGACTTGCTTCAAATGTG gAATGTGCAACAAGGCTCTTGACTCAACAAACTGCACAGAACACGAAAAGGAGCTCTTTTGTAAGAATTGCCACGCCCGAAAATATGGACCCAAGGGATATGGTTTCGGTGGTGGTGCTGGATGTCTCTCAATGGACACTGGATCCCATTTACAAACTGA TGGTGCCCCTCTAGAGATACGCAACGGTGCTTGCCTGGAACCAAGGGTCATTGCAAGGGCTCCAGAAGGACATGGATGTCCAAGATGTGGCGGTTATGTTTATGCTGCTGAGCAAATGTTGGCGCGCGGAAAG GCCTGGCACAGAGAGTGCTTCAAGTGTGGCAATTGCGCAAAGCGTCTTGATTCGGTTAATTGCTGCGAGGGTCCGGACAAAGACATCTACTGTAAAGTATGCTATGCCAAGAAGTTCGGTCCGAAGGGCTATGGTTACGGGCAAGGTGGTGGAGCCCTTCAGAGTGACTCTTTGGCTAATGG GGAACTTGCTCCCAGAACGACTGTGGTTGATACTGCCGTGATCAAGGCATCTCCTGGTCAGGGATGTCCTCGCTGTGGAGGAGTCG TTTTCGCTGCTGAACAAGTGCTGTCCAAGGGACGCGAGTGGCATCGCAAGTGCTACAAGTGTCGCGACTGTACTAAGACCCTTGACTCCATAATTGCTTGTGATGGTCCCGATCGTGATGTCTACTGCAAGACTTGCTACGGAAAGAAGTGGGGACCCCATGGCTATGGATTTGCCAGTGGTGCTGGTTTCTTGCAAACTGATGGACTTACTGAGATGGAAATCTCTCAGAACAGACCTTTTTACAATCCCGATACCACTTCCATTAAGGCCCCTGCTGGACAGGGATGCCCCCGATGTGGTGGAATGGTGTTTGCAGCTGAACAACAACTGGCTAAGGGTACCATGTGGCACAAGAAGTGCTTCAACTGTGCCGAATGCCATCGTCCACTTGATTCAATGCTAGCTTGTGACGGACCCGACCGTGAGATTCACTGCAAGGCTTGCTACGGAAAGTTATTCGGGCCTAAGGGTTTCGGTTATGGCCACTCTCCCACTCTTGTGTCCACCAATGGCGAATCCACAATTGCTTA CTACTTGGATGGCAACTTGACTAATGCAAACTG TCCTGAAGCAAGACCAGTGACTGGTGCCAAGGCTGGCAGGGAGGGAGGATGCAGAAGATGTGGATTTGCTGTGTATGCTGCTGAACAGATGATCAGCAAGAATAGAATATGGCACAGAAGATGCTTCTCATGCTGCGATTGCCGCAAATCACTCGACTCAACAAATCTCAATGATGGTCCTGATGGTGAAATCTACTGCAGAGGTTGCTACAGCCGTAATTTCGGCATTAAGGGTGTAGGATTCGGTCTGGGTGCTGGAACCCTAACAATGGCTTAA
- the LOC129803025 gene encoding muscle LIM protein Mlp84B-like isoform X2: MPFKPVENPKCPKCGKSVYAAEERVAGGYKFHKTCFKCGMCNKALDSTNCTEHEKELFCKNCHARKYGPKGYGFGGGAGCLSMDTGSHLQTDGAPLEIRNGACLEPRVIARAPEGHGCPRCGGYVYAAEQMLARGKAWHRECFKCGNCAKRLDSVNCCEGPDKDIYCKVCYAKKFGPKGYGYGQGGGALQSDSLANGELAPRTTVVDTAVIKASPGQGCPRCGGVVFAAEQVLSKGREWHRKCYKCRDCTKTLDSIIACDGPDRDVYCKTCYGKKWGPHGYGFASGAGFLQTDGLTEMEISQNRPFYNPDTTSIKAPAGQGCPRCGGMVFAAEQQLAKGTMWHKKCFNCAECHRPLDSMLACDGPDREIHCKACYGKLFGPKGFGYGHSPTLVSTNGESTIAYPEARPVTGAKAGREGGCRRCGFAVYAAEQMISKNRIWHRRCFSCCDCRKSLDSTNLNDGPDGEIYCRGCYSRNFGIKGVGFGLGAGTLTMA; encoded by the exons ATGCCTTTCAAGCCAGTTGAGAACCCAAAGTGCCCAAAGTGCGGAAAGTCAGTGTACGCCGCTGAGGAGCGTGTTGCCGGTGGATACAAATTCCACAAGACTTGCTTCAAATGTG gAATGTGCAACAAGGCTCTTGACTCAACAAACTGCACAGAACACGAAAAGGAGCTCTTTTGTAAGAATTGCCACGCCCGAAAATATGGACCCAAGGGATATGGTTTCGGTGGTGGTGCTGGATGTCTCTCAATGGACACTGGATCCCATTTACAAACTGA TGGTGCCCCTCTAGAGATACGCAACGGTGCTTGCCTGGAACCAAGGGTCATTGCAAGGGCTCCAGAAGGACATGGATGTCCAAGATGTGGCGGTTATGTTTATGCTGCTGAGCAAATGTTGGCGCGCGGAAAG GCCTGGCACAGAGAGTGCTTCAAGTGTGGCAATTGCGCAAAGCGTCTTGATTCGGTTAATTGCTGCGAGGGTCCGGACAAAGACATCTACTGTAAAGTATGCTATGCCAAGAAGTTCGGTCCGAAGGGCTATGGTTACGGGCAAGGTGGTGGAGCCCTTCAGAGTGACTCTTTGGCTAATGG GGAACTTGCTCCCAGAACGACTGTGGTTGATACTGCCGTGATCAAGGCATCTCCTGGTCAGGGATGTCCTCGCTGTGGAGGAGTCG TTTTCGCTGCTGAACAAGTGCTGTCCAAGGGACGCGAGTGGCATCGCAAGTGCTACAAGTGTCGCGACTGTACTAAGACCCTTGACTCCATAATTGCTTGTGATGGTCCCGATCGTGATGTCTACTGCAAGACTTGCTACGGAAAGAAGTGGGGACCCCATGGCTATGGATTTGCCAGTGGTGCTGGTTTCTTGCAAACTGATGGACTTACTGAGATGGAAATCTCTCAGAACAGACCTTTTTACAATCCCGATACCACTTCCATTAAGGCCCCTGCTGGACAGGGATGCCCCCGATGTGGTGGAATGGTGTTTGCAGCTGAACAACAACTGGCTAAGGGTACCATGTGGCACAAGAAGTGCTTCAACTGTGCCGAATGCCATCGTCCACTTGATTCAATGCTAGCTTGTGACGGACCCGACCGTGAGATTCACTGCAAGGCTTGCTACGGAAAGTTATTCGGGCCTAAGGGTTTCGGTTATGGCCACTCTCCCACTCTTGTGTCCACCAATGGCGAATCCACAATTGCTTA TCCTGAAGCAAGACCAGTGACTGGTGCCAAGGCTGGCAGGGAGGGAGGATGCAGAAGATGTGGATTTGCTGTGTATGCTGCTGAACAGATGATCAGCAAGAATAGAATATGGCACAGAAGATGCTTCTCATGCTGCGATTGCCGCAAATCACTCGACTCAACAAATCTCAATGATGGTCCTGATGGTGAAATCTACTGCAGAGGTTGCTACAGCCGTAATTTCGGCATTAAGGGTGTAGGATTCGGTCTGGGTGCTGGAACCCTAACAATGGCTTAA